CCACGCGGGCCCGCGCGCCCGCGTCGCGCACGGTGTCGGCCGCCGTCTCGTCCAGCACGTTGACCACGAGGGCCTTGGTGTCGGCGTCGTAGAAGGCACCCGCGGCCTCGTCGCCGAGCCGGTCGGTCAGGGAGCCGGCCAGCTCGCCGGCCTCGGCCGAGGAGAGGACGTCGGGTGCGGCCGGTGCCGCGGGGGCGGCGTTGGCCTGGGTCACGGCGAGCGAGCCCGCGAGCAGGGCCGCCAGGCCGGTGGCAGCGGCGAGCAAGCGCCGGTGCGATGTGCGTCGGTGTGTCACGCTCTTTCCTCCTGTGGGGGGTGGAGCCTTCGGCTCCGGAGAGAGCACGGACGTGGCCGGCTTTCGATGTCGGTCACGTCCATGCCAAGCGGTGTGGCGAGTATTCCCAGCCCGGCCGAGTCATACAAGCACGAGATCTTGCCCCGAACATACGATCACACCGTGCGAGGTAATGCGCGTAAACCGTCCAGAACTTCGTGTGTTTTCCCGCCGATGCCCCACTCCCGAGGCACCCGGTGCCGGGCCGCTGTCACCCGATGTGAGCGAGGCCCCCCGACATCGCTTGGACTAGACCTGTCTGAAAATAGTTGTTACAGGCCGCCCTTCGCCCCGAGCGCCCCCTTCGCCGACCGCACCCGGCCGTCACGCACACCACTTCCGCCCGCGCCGGCACAGGAGAACCGCCCCCGCCCGGCGAGCGGGCGGGGGCGGCTGATGCGCGCGCCCGGCGCGAGGGCGCGGGCACAGGAGCGTCAGTACACGCTCACGCCATAGGCGTTGAGCGCCTCGACGATCGGCTGGTAGAACGTCGTGCCGCCGACGGAGCAGTTGCCGCTGCCGCCCGAGGTGAGGCCGAGCACGGTGTTGCCGGAGAAGAACGGGCCGCCGCTGTCGCCCGGCTCGGCGCAGGCGTTGGTCCGCGTGAGGCCGGAGACGATGTCACCGCCGCCGTAGTTGACCGTGTAGTTCAGCCCGGTCACGGAACCGCTGCGCAGGCCGGTGGTGCTGCCGCTGCGCTGCACGGCCTGGCCGTTGGTGGCGTTGGCCGCGCCCGTGATCTCGCGCGTGGTGCCGTTGTACAGGTTGACCGTGCCAGGGCGCGCGACCGAGCTGTCGTAGCGCACGATGCCGTAGTCGTTGCCCGGGAAGCTGGAGCCGGTCGTCGGGCCGATGTAGGTGCTCAGCGAGGAGTTCGTGTACCAGCTCGGGAAGCCCTCGGTGCAGTGCCCCGCGGTGATGAAGTAGTCCGTGCTTCCGGAGCGGACGTTCACCCCCGCGGAACAGCGCCAGCCGGCGCTCGCGTAGATCGCGTCGCCGCCCGCTATGTAGCGCTCCAGGGTGCCGGGCAGCTCCTCGACGGTGATCGCGTCGGCGAGCGGCCCCGCCTCCTCCATGATGGTGTCCAGCTCGGCGTCCGTGACGGTCTCGTCGACGGCGAGCAGGAGGCGGTTCGCCTCCTCGTCGACCGTCCACGCCGTGCCGCCGTCGACGCCCGAGGCCAGCACCGCGTCGCCGGCCGCGGCCAGTTGCGAGGCGCTGAACGTCGCGACGGGGTCGGCCTGGGCCGTCCCCGGCAGGGCGAACGCCGCCGTGGCCAGCAGGCCCGTCGCCGCGGCGGTCAGCCCGAGCCGGCGGGTTCCGCGTCCGTGGGGGTTGGTGCGCTTCGAACTCACTTGGCTTCCTCCCAGTAGGGGAATCACCGGGCCGTCGGGTAGCGGCCCGTGAGGCATGCTCAGGGGCCGGTGTCGCCATGCCCCTGACAAGCGCTGCCCCGCATCCTCGCGTTCGCCGCGCCCCTTGCCAAGAACGCGTTTCGGCCACGACGGACACGGACCGTGTCACCCGGATGGCGGGGCGTGCGCGACTTACTCTCCGTCAGCGCCTCGACACCGCAACGCCGCTGATGGGACGCCACATCGTATGCACCAGAACCGTTACGAAACCGGCCGGGCGCGGCTATCCGCTTGGCGCATTGTCCGCATCATGGTCGACCATAGGAGGGCCGCGGACGGGTAGGGGACCGCGTAGCAGAGAGGAGGCGTCCATGGGATCGGTGCGCAGGGCGAGTGCCTGGCTGGGCCTCGTCGAGGACCGCGAGACGCACTACTACGACGACGAGTACGCCGAAGGGCCGGAGCCGGGCGAGAGCGCCCCGTCGTGGACGACCGACCCCCGGCTCCGGGTGGCGGCGGCGTCCGCCGAGGAGTCGGGCGGGCGCATCGCGACGGTCACCCCGGGCAGCTTCCGGGACGCCCGCCGCATCGGCGAGCTGTTCCGCGACGGTGTACCGGTCGTCATCAACCTCACCGTGCTCGAATCCGCCGACGCCAAGCGCGTCGTCGACTTCGCGGCCGGCCTGACGTTCGGGCTGCGCGGTGACATCGAACGCGTCGCCTCCCGCGTCTTCCTGCTGACCCCCGCCGCCTACGAGGTCGTCAGCGGAGACGCCCGCCACGCCTCCGACGGCGGCTTCTTCAACCAGAGCTGATCCGGCTCCGCCACCCGGCGGAGCCGGACCGGCAGGTCACGGGGGCCCGGAGCCGGTCAGCCAGACCGCGCCGTACACCGCCGCTCCCGCGACCGCCACTCCCGCCACGCCCGCCGCCACACCCGCGCGGGCCCGCGCCAGCGCCACCGCCGCGGGCAGCAGGAGGGGGAACGCGGGCAGCAGCAGGCGCGGTTTCGACCCGAAGTACCCCGCGGCGCACAGGGCGAGCACCACCATGAGCCCCCCGTACACCAGCAGCGGCAGCGGCAGGCGCATCCGCACGCACAGCACGCACACCCACAGCAGCGCCGCCACCCCGGCGCACAGGGCGAGCCCCGCCACCGGGCTCCCGCCGGTCAGCCGCTCCCCGATGAACACGGCGAATCCCCACCCGCCGTCGAACCCGTTCCCCCACCCCTCCTGCACCCGCAGGTAGCCGAGCGGCTCCCCCGTGCGCGCCCCCACCCACAGCACGTAGCCGGCCCAGCCGAGCGGCGCGAGCAGCACCCCGCCCACCATCCGCCGGTGCGCGCGCCACAGCCGCGCCACACCGCGCGCACCGCCGGCGCCGCCCCCGTCCCGTGCCGCGAGCAGCGCGGCGAGCGCCGAGGCGGCCACCGCGGCGGCCACCGCGAGCCCCGCGGGCCGGCACAGCCCCGCGGCGGCCGAGAGCGCGCCCGCCGTCAGCCACCGGTCGGTGAGCAGCGCGTACAGCGACCAGGCGGCCAGCGCGGTGAACAACGCCTCGGTGTACGCCATCGACTGCACGATCCCCACCGGCACCGCGGCCCACAGCACGGCGAGCAGCACCCCGGCCCGCGGGCCGTGCAGCCGCTCGCCGATCGCGTACAGGGCCCACGCCGCGGCCAGCGAGGCCACCGCGCTCACCAGCAGCCCGGCCTCGCCCGCGGACAGCGGCGACACCGCGGAGACCAGCCGTTCCAGCCACGGGAGCAGGGGGAAGAAGGCCAGGTCGGAATGCACCCCGCCGTCCTCGGCGACCACGGTCCTGCCGTAGCCGTGCTCCGCGATGCTCGCGTACCAGACGGAGTCCCAGCGCCCGGAGAGCAGCCGGACCACGCCCTTGTCCTCGGCCGGGTCCCACAGCGCGAGCACCGCGGCGCACACCAGCCGGACCGCCGCGAACGCCAGCAGCGCCGGGGCGACCGCGCGCAGCCGCGCCCCCGGGGAACGCGGGTGCCGGCCGCCGCGACCCGCCCCTTCTGGCAGGGCACCGGCACGCGCGAGATCCGTCACGGACCCGATTATTGGTGATGCCCGCCGCGGCCCGGTGACCCGCCCCGGTCCCGGCGCCTCAGGAGAACGCGTCCAGGCCGGTGAGCGCCTTGCCGAGGATCAGCTGGTGCATCTCGCTCGTCCCCTCGTAGGTGAGGACCGACTCCAGGTTCGCCATGTGCCGCATCACCGGGTACTCGAACGAGATGCCGTTCGCGCCGAGGACCGTCCGCGCCGTCCGGCAGATCTCCAGCGCCTCGCGCACGTTGTTCAGCTTGCCGAAGCTGACCTGCTCCGGGCGCAGCCGGCCGGCGTCCATGCGCCTGCCGAGGTGCCACGCGAGCAGCAGCCCCTTGTGCAGCTCGACGGCCATGTCCGCGAGCTTGGCCTGGGTGAGCTGGAAGCCGCCGATGGGCCGGCCGAACTGCTCGCGCGTGCGCGCGTAGTCGAGCGCCGTCTCGAAGCACGTGCGGGCCGCGCCGAGCGCGCCCCACACGATGCCGTACCTGGCGTGGCCGAGGCAGCCGAGCGGGGCGCGCAGCCCGCGCGCGCCCGGCAGTTCCGCGTCCGCCGGCAGCCTGACCCCGTCGAGCAGCAGCTCGCTGGTCACCGAGGCGCGCAACGACGCCTTGTGCCGGATGTCGCGCGCGGCGAACCCCTCGGTCCCGGCCGGCACCAGGAAGCCCCTGACCCCGTCGTCGGTCCTGGCCCAGACCACCGCGACCCCGGCCAGCGAGCCGTTGGTGATCCACATCTTGCGGCCGGTCAGCACCCAGTCGCCGCCGCGCCGTTCGGCCCGCGTCCGCATGCCCGCCGGGTCGGAACCGTGCTCGGGCTCGGTCAGGGCGAAACAGCCGATGGTCTCGCCCGCGGCCATCGGGGGCAGCCACCGCGCGCGCTGCTCCGGCGAGCCGAAGCGGTCGATCGCGTACATCGCCAGTGAGCCCTGCACCGACACCAGGGAGCGCACCGCCGAGTCGACCGCTTCGAGCTCCAGGCACACCAGGCCGTAGGCCACGGCCGAGGCCCCGGCGCAGCCGTGCCCCGTGAGCGTCATGCCCAGCGCGCCGAGCGCCCCGAGCTCGCGGGCCAGGCCGCGCACGTCGGGCATCTCGCCGCGCTCGTGCCACCCGGCCACGTGCGGCAGCACCCGCTCCCCGGCCCACTCGCGCACCGTGCCGCGCAGCGCGCGGTCCGTCCCGTCGAGCAGGTCGTCGAGGCCGAGCGGGTCCGCGGGGTCGAAGGGGGGCAGGGTTCCGGCAGCCATGGCACCGACGTTACGGGCGGGTAACCGCGCTCGGCAAGAGCGGAACGCCCGGCGGCGGCGAGCAGCGCCCCACCGGCGGCACCGCGACGCGCGGGGTCGCGGCGTCGACGGCGGCCAGGAGCGGATCGGCGCACAGGACGTCGAGAACCGTCCGGCGGCTCCCGGCCCGGGCGGTTGATTCCGGGCGGGACGCCGGGCGGCACCCGCCGCCCCCGGACACCCGACAGGTCACGTTGTTCACCCGGCGATATTCGCGGCATTGCGGCGGGGGAACTCCGTCGGCCCGCCCCGGCGGCAGCAAATCCGCGCCACCGGAATTTCGTAAAGCCGGGAAATAGGACGACGGTAAATGTCGGCCCTACATCACATCGCCATTACGAAGGCGGGCCGGAGCGGGAAGCCCGCTATCACGGGCGGTAATCTGGCGAGTGTGCGTACCGACCGATTCCTAGCCCGCCTCGAACAGGAGCCGCAGCCGCCGAACGTGCCGCCTCCTGTTATGAGCCGCACCCGGATGCTGCTCCTGTGGGCCACCCTCGGGTTCTACGCGGCCATCGTCGCGGCGGTGTGGGCCACCACCTGGCTGGTCGACCTGGACTGGCAGGTGATGCTGTTCCGGCCGTACAAGCAGTGGCCCGGCATGCACGCATTTCTGGACTATTTCGTGGTCCTCGGCCAGCGCGGGCCCACCGCGGTGCTGATCGCCGCCTGGCTCGGCTGGCGCTGCTGGCGGCAGCGCACCCTGCGCCCGCTGCTCGTCATGGGCTGCGCCCTGCTGATGCTCAACCTGTCGGTCGGCGCCGCGAAGCTGGGGATGGGCCGCGAGGGGCCGCACTACGCCAACGTCATCGGCTCGAACGAGATGTGGCTCACCGGCGATATATTCCCCTCCGGGCACACCGCCAACGCCGTGGTCACCTGGGGCATTCTCGCCTACCTGGCCACCACGCCGACGGCCAGGCGCACGCTGTCGGTCATCGCCGCGGTCTTCGCCCTCGGCGTGGGGACCACCACCGTCTACCTCGGCACCCACTGGGTCAGCGACGTCCTGCTCGGCTGGGCCGCCGGACTCCTCGTGCTGCTGGCGCTGCCCTGGTGCGAGCCGCTGATCGCCGTGG
Above is a genomic segment from Streptomyces marincola containing:
- a CDS encoding S1 family peptidase — protein: MSSKRTNPHGRGTRRLGLTAAATGLLATAAFALPGTAQADPVATFSASQLAAAGDAVLASGVDGGTAWTVDEEANRLLLAVDETVTDAELDTIMEEAGPLADAITVEELPGTLERYIAGGDAIYASAGWRCSAGVNVRSGSTDYFITAGHCTEGFPSWYTNSSLSTYIGPTTGSSFPGNDYGIVRYDSSVARPGTVNLYNGTTREITGAANATNGQAVQRSGSTTGLRSGSVTGLNYTVNYGGGDIVSGLTRTNACAEPGDSGGPFFSGNTVLGLTSGGSGNCSVGGTTFYQPIVEALNAYGVSVY
- a CDS encoding phosphatase PAP2 family protein, which gives rise to MSRTRMLLLWATLGFYAAIVAAVWATTWLVDLDWQVMLFRPYKQWPGMHAFLDYFVVLGQRGPTAVLIAAWLGWRCWRQRTLRPLLVMGCALLMLNLSVGAAKLGMGREGPHYANVIGSNEMWLTGDIFPSGHTANAVVTWGILAYLATTPTARRTLSVIAAVFALGVGTTTVYLGTHWVSDVLLGWAAGLLVLLALPWCEPLIAVVERHVLALRDRLFGVPAPADAGPAFEVSARPRPATAARAAEEQRSRAEAAVPSGTWPGGAARGTAGGRLRQPGHSHPGRPERPARSVSSR
- a CDS encoding glycosyltransferase family 39 protein; this translates as MTDLARAGALPEGAGRGGRHPRSPGARLRAVAPALLAFAAVRLVCAAVLALWDPAEDKGVVRLLSGRWDSVWYASIAEHGYGRTVVAEDGGVHSDLAFFPLLPWLERLVSAVSPLSAGEAGLLVSAVASLAAAWALYAIGERLHGPRAGVLLAVLWAAVPVGIVQSMAYTEALFTALAAWSLYALLTDRWLTAGALSAAAGLCRPAGLAVAAAVAASALAALLAARDGGGAGGARGVARLWRAHRRMVGGVLLAPLGWAGYVLWVGARTGEPLGYLRVQEGWGNGFDGGWGFAVFIGERLTGGSPVAGLALCAGVAALLWVCVLCVRMRLPLPLLVYGGLMVVLALCAAGYFGSKPRLLLPAFPLLLPAAVALARARAGVAAGVAGVAVAGAAVYGAVWLTGSGPP
- a CDS encoding acyl-CoA dehydrogenase family protein; its protein translation is MAAGTLPPFDPADPLGLDDLLDGTDRALRGTVREWAGERVLPHVAGWHERGEMPDVRGLARELGALGALGMTLTGHGCAGASAVAYGLVCLELEAVDSAVRSLVSVQGSLAMYAIDRFGSPEQRARWLPPMAAGETIGCFALTEPEHGSDPAGMRTRAERRGGDWVLTGRKMWITNGSLAGVAVVWARTDDGVRGFLVPAGTEGFAARDIRHKASLRASVTSELLLDGVRLPADAELPGARGLRAPLGCLGHARYGIVWGALGAARTCFETALDYARTREQFGRPIGGFQLTQAKLADMAVELHKGLLLAWHLGRRMDAGRLRPEQVSFGKLNNVREALEICRTARTVLGANGISFEYPVMRHMANLESVLTYEGTSEMHQLILGKALTGLDAFS
- a CDS encoding cell division protein SepF; its protein translation is MGSVRRASAWLGLVEDRETHYYDDEYAEGPEPGESAPSWTTDPRLRVAAASAEESGGRIATVTPGSFRDARRIGELFRDGVPVVINLTVLESADAKRVVDFAAGLTFGLRGDIERVASRVFLLTPAAYEVVSGDARHASDGGFFNQS